A segment of the Cohnella algarum genome:
ATTCGAGCATGCCCGGAATGCGCGGTTTTGCTCGAGCGCCTCGTCCGCCTGTCGAACAACCTGGCCGACCTGCCCCGAGTAGAGCCCCGTTTCAGCCTGGTGGACGCCATTTTGCCGAAGCTGGACCAAATCGATGCCGAACGGGAAGCCGCTCGCGCGGAAGGGAAGGACAACGGTTCCTCCGAAGCCGACGCGATTCCCGCAGCCGGCGCCGAAGCCGAAGCCGAGACCGAAGCTGAACTCGAAGCCGAAGCCGAAGCGGAAGCCGAACGCGCCAAGCCCGCGGCCCGCCCTTCGCGGCCGTGGAAGCGCCGGCTGGGGGCGATCGCGGCGGCGGCTGCCGTCGTCGCGGCGGTTATCCTCTCCGATCCATCCTCCTGGTTATCCCGGTCGGAGATGGACCGCGCCGCATCCGACGCGAGCGAAAGCTTCAGCTTGAAAATGATGAAGCAGGAAGCCCCCGCGGCCGAAAATTCGGCTTCGGCGGACGAGGCGGCTCCCGAAGCCCGGGGCTTCGCCGTCGAACCCGATGCGAATTCCGGCATCGGGCAGGAAAGCGCGGCGGTTCCGCCGCTGACGGAATCGAACGGCGCGGGCGAGCAGGGGCAAGCGCAAGCGGGCGACTCCGGCGGAGCGCCGGCTTCGGAAGCCCCGGAATCCGGGGGATCGGCTCCGGGGGCGCCCGCCCGCGGGAACTCGGAAACCGAAGCGCCGACGTTAGGGGGGCCGGTTCCCGCAGCCCCGCCGACCGAAGGAGCGGCCCCCGGCTTCTCCGCGGCCGAGAAGCCCGTTGCCGGCGAACCGGAAGCGGAGACGCCGGCAGACGGCGGCGGCACGGGGGAAGCTTCGGGGAT
Coding sequences within it:
- a CDS encoding anti-sigma factor family protein, producing the protein MNCEEVMELMQRSLDGDLSLQEQTRMTDHIRACPECAVLLERLVRLSNNLADLPRVEPRFSLVDAILPKLDQIDAEREAARAEGKDNGSSEADAIPAAGAEAEAETEAELEAEAEAEAERAKPAARPSRPWKRRLGAIAAAAAVVAAVILSDPSSWLSRSEMDRAASDASESFSLKMMKQEAPAAENSASADEAAPEARGFAVEPDANSGIGQESAAVPPLTESNGAGEQGQAQAGDSGGAPASEAPESGGSAPGAPARGNSETEAPTLGGPVPAAPPTEGAAPGFSAAEKPVAGEPEAETPADGGGTGEASGMNVPEDSAPSLTSASIPSPDGSRYALVESERLKVYAADGALLFESGLTGSFSDVRWSEDGAELYYAFAESDGKATSYAWSAEKGEQAAP